In Pseudomonas sp. ADAK18, a single window of DNA contains:
- a CDS encoding glycine zipper 2TM domain-containing protein, with protein MNKSLLVGAVLGAVGVTAGGAVATYSLVKSGPEYAQVLAVQPVKTQIKTPREVCKDVAVTRQKPVQDQHQIVGTVVGALAGGLLGNQVGGGNGKKLATVAGAVGGGYAGNKVQEGMQNRDTYTTTQTRCNTVNDISDKVVGYDVRYLLDGKEGSVRMDRDPGGQIPVNKEGQLVLGQNQPGQ; from the coding sequence GTGAACAAGTCGTTGCTGGTTGGTGCGGTATTGGGTGCTGTCGGTGTGACTGCCGGGGGCGCTGTTGCCACCTACAGCCTGGTAAAAAGCGGCCCTGAGTATGCGCAAGTGCTGGCTGTGCAGCCGGTGAAAACCCAGATCAAAACCCCGCGCGAGGTCTGCAAGGATGTCGCGGTAACCCGGCAGAAACCGGTACAGGATCAGCATCAGATCGTCGGTACGGTGGTTGGTGCGCTGGCCGGTGGTTTGTTGGGTAACCAGGTTGGTGGCGGTAATGGCAAGAAGCTGGCCACGGTGGCCGGTGCGGTCGGTGGCGGTTATGCCGGTAACAAGGTTCAGGAAGGTATGCAGAACCGTGATACCTACACCACGACTCAAACCCGCTGTAACACTGTGAATGACATCAGTGACAAGGTTGTCGGGTATGACGTGCGGTATCTGCTGGATGGCAAGGAAGGTTCCGTGCGCATGGATCGTGATCCGGGCGGCCAGATTCCGGTGAACAAGGAAGGGCAGTTGGTACTTGGCCAGAATCAGCCGGGCCAATAA
- the suhB gene encoding inositol-phosphate phosphatase, producing the protein MQPMLNIALRAARSASELIFRSIERLDTIKVDEKDAKDYVSEVDRAAEQKIIDALRKAYPTHGILGEETGLHKGSGEGEDYLWIIDPLDGTTNFLRGIPHFAVSIACKYRGRLEHAVVLDPVRQEEFTASRGRGAQLNGRRLRVSGRTSLDGALLGTGFPFRDDQMDNLENYLGMFRALVGQTAGIRRAGAASLDLAYVAAGRFDAFWESGLSEWDMAAGALLIQEAGGLVSDFTGGHDFLEKGHVVAGNTKCFKAVLTAIQPHLPASLKR; encoded by the coding sequence ATGCAGCCCATGCTGAATATCGCGCTGCGCGCCGCCCGCAGCGCCAGTGAATTGATCTTCCGCTCCATCGAGCGCCTGGACACCATCAAGGTCGACGAAAAAGACGCCAAGGATTACGTATCCGAGGTGGATCGCGCCGCCGAACAGAAAATCATCGACGCTCTGCGCAAGGCCTACCCTACCCACGGCATCCTCGGTGAAGAAACCGGCCTGCACAAAGGTAGCGGCGAAGGCGAAGACTACCTGTGGATCATCGACCCACTGGATGGCACCACCAACTTCCTGCGCGGCATCCCGCACTTTGCCGTGAGCATCGCGTGCAAATACCGTGGCCGCCTGGAACACGCTGTTGTTCTGGACCCGGTTCGCCAGGAAGAATTCACCGCCAGCCGCGGCCGTGGCGCCCAGCTCAATGGTCGTCGCCTGCGCGTCAGCGGTCGCACCAGCCTGGACGGCGCCCTGCTGGGCACAGGCTTCCCGTTCCGTGATGACCAGATGGACAACCTGGAAAACTACCTGGGCATGTTCCGCGCCCTAGTAGGCCAGACCGCTGGCATCCGTCGCGCCGGCGCTGCAAGCCTGGACCTGGCTTACGTGGCCGCTGGTCGTTTTGACGCATTCTGGGAGTCGGGCCTGTCCGAGTGGGACATGGCTGCAGGCGCGCTGCTGATTCAAGAAGCAGGCGGCCTGGTGAGCGACTTCACCGGCGGTCACGACTTCCTGGAGAAGGGCCATGTGGTTGCCGGCAACACCAAATGCTTCAAGGCAGTACTGACGGCGATCCAACCGCACCTGCCGGCTTCGCTGAAGCGCTAA
- the trmJ gene encoding tRNA (cytosine(32)/uridine(32)-2'-O)-methyltransferase TrmJ — translation MLQNIRVVLVNTSHPGNIGGVARAMKNMGLTRLVLVEPRLFPHHEADARASGANDILASAQVVATLEDALVGCNLVLGTSARDRRIPWPLLDPRECGTKVVEEAAGGAEIALVFGREDSGLTNDELQRCHYHVHIPSDPEFSSLNLGAAVQVLSYEVRMAWLAAEGQPSKVEKDEVASTKSGELATMDELERFYEHLEQTLVAIEFLDPEKPRHLMARLRRLYGRSSVSRAEMNILRGILTETQKAARGELLKRKD, via the coding sequence TTGCTGCAAAACATTCGTGTCGTCTTGGTCAATACCAGTCATCCCGGCAACATCGGTGGGGTGGCGCGAGCCATGAAAAACATGGGGCTGACGCGCCTGGTGCTGGTCGAGCCTCGCCTGTTTCCGCATCACGAGGCCGATGCCCGCGCGTCCGGCGCCAATGACATCCTCGCAAGTGCGCAAGTTGTTGCCACTCTGGAAGATGCCTTGGTGGGCTGTAATTTGGTGTTGGGTACCAGCGCCCGCGACCGTCGTATCCCCTGGCCACTGCTCGACCCCCGCGAATGCGGCACCAAAGTGGTCGAGGAGGCTGCCGGCGGCGCTGAAATTGCCTTGGTGTTCGGTCGTGAAGATTCCGGCCTGACCAATGACGAGCTGCAGCGATGTCATTACCACGTGCACATCCCCTCAGACCCTGAGTTCAGCTCGTTGAACCTCGGGGCGGCGGTGCAGGTGTTGAGTTATGAAGTGCGCATGGCTTGGTTGGCGGCTGAAGGCCAGCCGAGCAAGGTTGAGAAGGACGAGGTTGCGTCGACCAAGAGTGGCGAGTTGGCCACCATGGATGAGCTGGAGCGGTTCTATGAGCACCTGGAGCAAACCCTGGTAGCCATTGAGTTCCTCGACCCGGAAAAACCACGGCACTTGATGGCGCGCCTGCGTCGGCTGTACGGACGCAGCTCGGTCAGTCGGGCGGAAATGAATATATTGCGTGGCATCCTCACGGAAACCCAGAAGGCGGCCCGTGGCGAGCTTCTTAAGCGGAAGGATTAA
- the cysE gene encoding serine O-acetyltransferase, with protein sequence MFERLREDIQSVFHRDPAARNAFEVLTCYPGMHAIWIHRLSGALWNMGWKWLARLVSNFGRWLTGIEIHPGAKVGRRFFIDHGMGIVIGETAEIGDDVTLYQGVTLGGTTWNKGKRHPTLEDGVVVGAGAKVLGPFTVGAGAKVGSNAVVTKAVPPGATVVGIPGRIIVKPQVGDEQEAKRKAMAEKIGFDAYGVSEDMPDPVARAIGQLLDHLQAVDGKLDGMCGALKDLGSSYCAKDLPELRKEDFAEIKDESASKAS encoded by the coding sequence ATGTTCGAGCGTTTGCGAGAAGATATCCAGAGTGTATTCCACCGTGACCCGGCGGCGCGCAACGCCTTTGAAGTGCTGACCTGCTACCCGGGCATGCACGCGATCTGGATTCACCGTCTGTCCGGCGCCTTGTGGAATATGGGCTGGAAGTGGCTGGCGCGGCTGGTGTCGAACTTCGGCCGTTGGTTGACCGGGATCGAGATTCATCCGGGGGCCAAGGTCGGTCGTCGGTTCTTTATCGACCATGGCATGGGCATCGTTATCGGTGAGACAGCCGAAATTGGCGATGATGTGACCCTGTATCAGGGCGTGACCCTTGGTGGCACCACCTGGAACAAGGGCAAGCGTCACCCAACCCTGGAAGATGGTGTGGTGGTGGGGGCGGGTGCCAAGGTGCTTGGGCCGTTTACTGTCGGTGCCGGGGCCAAGGTTGGCTCCAACGCTGTGGTTACCAAGGCTGTGCCGCCTGGCGCTACCGTAGTGGGTATTCCGGGGCGGATCATCGTCAAGCCGCAAGTCGGTGATGAGCAGGAAGCCAAGCGCAAGGCTATGGCCGAGAAGATCGGCTTTGATGCCTATGGTGTGAGCGAAGACATGCCTGATCCGGTGGCTCGCGCTATCGGCCAATTACTTGATCACCTGCAAGCGGTGGACGGCAAGCTGGACGGCATGTGCGGCGCGTTAAAGGATCTTGGCAGTAGCTACTGCGCCAAGGACTTGCCGGAGCTGCGCAAAGAAGACTTTGCCGAGATCAAGGACGAAAGCGCCAGTAAGGCGAGCTAA